One Nicotiana sylvestris chromosome 12, ASM39365v2, whole genome shotgun sequence genomic window carries:
- the LOC138883679 gene encoding uncharacterized protein codes for MVIEVQPPWKMYFDGAAHRGGVGAGVVFVTPQGEVLPYSFTLTQLYSNNVAEYQALILGLEMVVDMKQLQLQVFGDSQLVVNQLLGSYEVKKPELCPYYDYAKKLMGWRSDVTIQYVPKKENKKVDALAALASLLALPDQAQVTV; via the coding sequence atggtcattgaagttcaacctccatggaagatgtactttgatggtgctgcgcaTCGTGGAGGAGTCGGGgctggcgtagtatttgtcactccccaaggtgaagtcttgccctactccttcaccttgacacaactctattccaacaatgttgctgagtatcaagcattaatacttgggcttgagATGGTcgttgatatgaagcaattgcaattgcaagtctttggtgactcccagttagtggtcaatcagcttttgggtagttacgaggtcaagaagcctgaactatGCCCATATTATGATTACGCAAAAAAGTTGATGGGGTGGCGCAGCGATGTGACTATTCAATatgtaccaaagaaagaaaataagaaggttgATGCTTTAGCTGCTCTAGCTTCATTATTAGCCCTGCCTGACCAAGCGCAAGTCACCGTCTaa